From one Paractinoplanes brasiliensis genomic stretch:
- a CDS encoding carbamate kinase — translation MRIVIAIGGNALLERGQRPDAVVQQANARRAVAALAPLAAEHEVVVTHGNGPQVGMLAIQSSADPALRAPYPFDVLGAQTQGMIGYWLLQALQNALPGRQVAAILDQTLVSAADPAFAAPTKFVGPVYDKGTVDRLVATHGWAIAQDGVNWRRVVPSPQPQRIVETRLIRKLLELGAIVVCAGGGGIPVVRNSAGLLAGVEAVVDKDLATAVLAESLDADALLLLTDVPAVQRGFGGPHPEPIFRATPAELRRENFAAGSMGPKVEAVCRFVELTGDVAAIGNLSDAAAILAGKAGTIVTPAGDYGGPADLRPAR, via the coding sequence ATGCGCATCGTCATCGCGATCGGCGGCAACGCGCTGCTCGAACGTGGTCAGCGCCCGGACGCGGTGGTCCAGCAGGCCAACGCCCGGCGCGCGGTTGCCGCGCTTGCCCCGCTGGCCGCCGAGCACGAGGTCGTCGTGACCCACGGCAACGGGCCGCAGGTCGGCATGCTGGCCATCCAGAGTTCGGCCGACCCGGCGCTGCGGGCGCCCTACCCGTTCGACGTTCTGGGCGCCCAGACCCAGGGCATGATCGGTTACTGGCTGCTGCAGGCGTTGCAGAACGCGCTGCCGGGCCGGCAGGTGGCCGCGATCCTCGACCAGACGCTCGTCTCGGCGGCCGACCCGGCGTTCGCGGCGCCCACCAAGTTCGTCGGCCCGGTCTACGACAAGGGCACCGTCGACCGGCTGGTCGCCACACACGGCTGGGCCATCGCCCAGGACGGCGTCAACTGGCGCCGCGTGGTGCCGTCGCCGCAGCCCCAGCGCATTGTCGAGACCCGGCTCATCCGCAAGCTGCTCGAGCTGGGCGCGATCGTGGTCTGCGCCGGCGGCGGGGGGATCCCGGTCGTCCGCAACAGCGCCGGCCTGCTCGCCGGGGTCGAGGCTGTCGTCGACAAGGACCTGGCCACCGCGGTGCTGGCCGAGTCGCTCGACGCCGACGCGCTGCTGCTGCTCACCGACGTGCCGGCGGTGCAGCGCGGCTTCGGCGGCCCGCACCCGGAACCGATCTTCCGGGCCACCCCGGCCGAGCTGCGACGCGAGAACTTCGCCGCCGGGTCGATGGGACCCAAGGTCGAGGCGGTGTGCCGGTTCGTCGAGCTGACCGGGGACGTCGCGGCGATCGGGAACCTCTCCGACGCGGCGGCGATCCTGGCCGGCAAGGCGGGCACGATCGTCACCCCGGCCGGGGACTACGGAGGACCGGCCGATCTGCGCCCGGCCCGTTAG